The Flavobacterium faecale genome has a segment encoding these proteins:
- a CDS encoding type II toxin-antitoxin system PemK/MazF family toxin yields MELKQYSIVLINLDPTVGSEIQKTRPCVIVSPDEMNKYLNTIVIAPMTSSLKEYPTRIPVTHNEQKGMIAIDQIRTVDKVRIIKLVGKLNKTEIKKTKEIIKETFVD; encoded by the coding sequence ATGGAATTAAAACAATATTCAATTGTTTTAATAAATCTGGATCCCACAGTGGGAAGTGAAATACAAAAAACCAGACCCTGTGTAATCGTTTCTCCAGATGAAATGAACAAATACTTAAATACTATTGTAATTGCTCCAATGACTTCAAGTTTGAAAGAGTATCCCACGAGAATCCCTGTTACGCACAACGAACAAAAAGGAATGATTGCAATAGACCAAATTAGAACAGTTGATAAAGTAAGGATTATAAAGTTAGTAGGAAAGTTGAATAAAACTGAAATAAAAAAAACGAAAGAAATTATTAAAGAAACTTTTGTGGATTGA